The proteins below come from a single Mugil cephalus isolate CIBA_MC_2020 chromosome 7, CIBA_Mcephalus_1.1, whole genome shotgun sequence genomic window:
- the LOC125010646 gene encoding oxygen-regulated protein 1 yields the protein MSTTPVQEHPAQGLSSGSGQTLPSRPLQPISDPSSSKRVCFYKSGDYKFSGHRMVINARTFKTFDALLDALSKKVPLPFGVRTITTPRGTHVVKALDDLHNGGAYVCSDQKRVKPLNLDEVNRRQVPWNTTRPLSARRRRRQGLRFSQFERRNEATIRPAKITERAAVRTPKRLEVIKNRDPTVKRTIVLQRRTAPTFEALLDYLSHILQFPVLKLYSLEGRRVDGLTALILCSGVVVAAGNEPFRLGNLGFHRPGQVGQSVYVEPSMLQPTTQKNKSFSSGRGSRNFSLSSERYIVNQINKSQTGSMSSHPHHHHHESPDTEVNQRHTSIDTCGSERVDKDHPPCILPQEDDIEKSFRVNQDGSMTVEMKVHLTIKEEEMLHWTTTLSRSSLSKRTVCASASESGNSSPDSNNAVAKASSSISEDEMKEENHPAADERMYEGYTTSSALGRSKTGFKRTPTPGPRHVNKKASVESVKMVTQSGVQESTLGHYSYMERTADGEMTEGYCVVRHSSSSSNRPIPKPRKTASAGASNKCSSSSLRSAGVAEVLQIQNNGMEVTETVMHIYESQGCYDNYVANDEYSVDGFPLHGSTPAPESKPSPDSGPGSSSNDCDIDCSWQPPTADSLRKEEMLSLSSESVSLPHKIANNVSSGTENEAQTPTNPQIQETIKNDKSMKKKKVIKSNRNSSASTSGTNKKPKEGTSKNSKYSSTEKISSDASVRNKSLNSAESAKSVQKSKGAQKKSEKSLSTKSIKEEKKPKRDSALLGSSENMKITPPKRQTAAKDNGHNVNSPTGRPQMKKSISDILQTKKSNSAAKKTVNKPKSMTENIMLSPNRSAQPSESISLPSLNPSPSEIHQYVESWLENVNPEAVPYAEEAVPDEAEPRTKVVFQIGADSESDEKSECKNDLDEYCAYPDSAVKKSASCLSVPLYHEGPATTMLHTEHKALSLCVSMPSVRVDPVHQESWLRSHKSAENLHAAHSEAASSNVLSPKAKIKPVLQQLCSSIQCIRRASDGNTTSSLEKSHSLPDFPTQVASVFGSPCKAFLSFLSVMTLNDTVKGFAAGGENSPSRTTSEAMLMMQSLQKISGIEDEEEQRASLTDLQSRASSQMRERWKDFQVLRERLESEPLSPKVSETEFALDVASEVGDVFEGQHSAIDELMEELNMPQDLREEIVSTIQYAKSFYPVEESTFVETERNQSDSEEDVEQFTKDCNGETKLSPEPSNCDAVHNQQTNIIRHSDDNQELQQEREELLTCEERETEANGDDQVDEGEGVKISECGDLKEIDGNNEEEDGETEEKTEEEAEQKAEKGSAGESVEKVEGGSEEETAADEEEVRERLEGGEGEEMEEGLVAGEAREGDSVEESDGREGVEETEEEMKGEPEEENSEEEEEEEEAEEKQGEEIIQMEEEEDVGENGDEEKEVENVIEEMSEEEEKNNEESDHITEDEKVEEVEEEEVKVIKGASEEIDEEEEVGDESEEMEEEEEGKEEEEEGEADAFTRTVQVEEKDIEETDEEDKMEEETEQRNEEDEEEADEEEVIEERNEEDEEEADEKEVTERNEEDEEEADDEEVTEERNEEYEEEADDEEAIEQRNEDDEEEGKEEEKEQITEVVMEENTEAEEEDSQEEDERENEEEQEEEDIEVKNTDDIRSREVTDEDEQESDNYTEDEKKCDEVEDSRKKMEKTGTSEEEESIVEKEAVEELARQVVDDVEGEELNEESDQVEKPSDDEAKEGKNTEDSCSDDRDCKNELEEASYLQPCASSSEEENGERNTESPIKYSSEGSCEDDKGNGTDTVNELDDNEEARSNSSAHPAEISQELLDFVNYALQSSSLIFTYDTLGNIRIEPDNARVVQTPITAVTKSRKDSSYGLKRLPSPNTSDLSDYRPETSESGGYKSQESVDIASESGEEAPEKPAPTNVEWNPTLSAASNSNSSGSFPSTDSDTRASRDLSYFSAASSLKADAEAPTQAAQCISFNSTDGVLIDRGRWLLKENHLIRKSPPVSLGMYDNLDSTSLDTGQENNSEDSPPPHKTQTNLLTTLSSSELEEMAKPQTPKCTYFNMPHGSDSDPFLDEASVKSGKKGSGSVTGRGFRVSPTVDTSKTWTNRNGSLSSFASVEFKVPDRKVHPEGESSAVAETRRTPGGGGNVLRAQDSLENLHVRCGQYCPIL from the exons ATGAGCACCACACCGGTCCAGGAGCACCCTGCCCAGGGACTGTCCTCTGGCAGTGGGCAGACGCTACCCTCCCGACCCTTACAGCCCATCTCTGATCCCTCATCTTCCAAGAGGGTGTGCTTCTACAAAAGCGGTGATTATAAATTCAGCGGGCACCGCATGGTCATCAACGCCCGCACCTTCAAGACGTTTGACGCTCTACTGGACGCTCTGTCCAAAAAAGTGCCTCTGCCGTTTGGAGTGAGGACCATCACCACGCCTCGGGGAACTCATGTGGTCAAGGCTTTGGATGACTTACACAATGGGGGAGCTTACGTTTGTTCTGATCAGAAACGAGTGAAGCCACTAAATCTGGATGAAGTGAACCGGCGGCAAGTACCTTGGAACACCACCAGACCACTCAGCGCAAGGCGACGGAGGCGTCAAGGACTCAGATTTAGTCAGTTCGAGAGAAGGAATGAAGCCACCATCAGGCCAGCGAAGATCACAGAGAGGGCGGCGGTACGGACGCCAAAGAGGCTTGAGGTCATAAAGAACCGGGATCCGACTGTTAAACGCACAATTGTGCTGCAAAGAAGAACGGCACCGACTTTTGAGGCTTTGCTGGATTACCTTTCTCATATCCTGCAGTTCCCAGTGCTGAAACTCTACTCTTTGGAAGGCAGAAGA GTCGACGGTCTCACTGCACTGATCTTGTGTTCTGGAGTTGTCGTGGCAGCGGGAAATGAGCCGTTCAGATTAGGAAACCTTGGTTTTCACAGACCTGGCCAAGTGGGACAGTCTGTGTACGTGGAACCATCGATGTTACAACCAACAACAC AGAAGAACAAATCTTTCTCCAGTGGAAGAGGCTCCAGGAACTTCTCCCTGTCGTCAGAGCGATACATTGTCAACCAGATAAACAAGTCTCAAACTGGAAGCATGAGCAGCCACCCgcatcaccaccaccatgaaTCACCTGACACAGAAGTCAACCAGCGCCATACATCTATAGATACGTGCGGAAGTGAGAGGGTGGACAAGGATCATCCTCCTTGCATCCTGCCTCAGGAGGACGATATTGAAAAGTCTTTCCGCGTCAATCAAGACGGAAGCATGACGGTGGAGATGAAGGTTCATCTGACCATTAAAGAGGAAGAGATGCTCCACTGGACTACCACGCTCAGCCGCTCCAGCCTTAGCAAGAGGACAGTTTGTGCCTCTGCTTCTGAGTCAGGCAACAGCTCACCTGACTCAAACAACGCCGTTGCCAAAGCCTCCTCCTCTATCagtgaagatgaaatgaaagaggagaacCATCCCGCCGCTGACGAGAGAATGTATGAAGGGTATACTACTTCAAGTGCTTTGGGCAGATCAAAAACAGGTTTCAAACGTACTCCTACGCCAGGACCTCGACACGTTAACAAGAAGGCATCTGTTGAGAGCGTGAAGATGGTGACGCAGTCAGGGGTCCAAGAAAGCACCCTGGGACATTATTCCTACATGGAGAGGACGGCCGACGGTGAGATGACTGAGGGCTACTGCGTTgtcagacacagcagcagcagcagcaacaggccGATACCGAAACCCCGGAAAACAGCGTCAGCAGGAGCAAGCAACAAATGCTCCAGCTCTTCTCTCAGGTCGGCAGGGGTCGCTGAAGTCCTTCAGATACAGAATAACGGCATGGAGGTGACAGAGACTGTGATGCACATCTATGAGAGTCAAGGCTGCTATGACAACTACGTTGCAAATGATGAATATAGTGTAGACGGTTTTCCTTTGCACGGCTCCACCCCAGCACCAGAAAGCAAACCATCCCCTGACTCAGGGCCTGGTTCATCTAGTAATGATTGTGATATAGATTGTAGCTGGCAGCCACCCACTGCTGACTCACTACGGAAAGAAGAGATGTTGTCGCTGTCATCAGAATCAGTATCTCTGCCACACAAGATTGCCAACAATGTGTCTTCAGGGACTGAGAATGAAGCCCAAACTCCGACGAACCCACAAATCCAGGAGAcgattaaaaatgacaaaagcatgaagaagaaaaaagtgattAAGTCAAATAGGAATAGCTCAGCTTCAACAAGTGGCACCAATAAAAAACCAAAGGAAGGCACGTcaaaaaatagcaaatattCATCTACTGAAAAGATAAGCAGTGATGCCAGTGTGAGAAATAAGAGTTTGAATTCAGCAGAAAGTGCTAAAAGTGTTCAAAAGAGTAAAGGGGCacaaaagaaatcagaaaaGTCTCTGTCTACGAAATCtattaaagaggaaaagaaacccAAGAGGGACTCAGCCTTATTAGGTAgcagtgaaaacatgaaaataaccCCTCCTAAGAGACAAACAGCTGCTAAGGACAATGGCCATAATGTAAATTCTCCAACTGGAAGACCTCAAATGAAAAAGAGCATATCAGATATTTTACAAACAAAGAAATCTAATTCGGCTGCCAAAAAGACAGTTAACAAGCCAAAATCCATGACCGAAAACATAATGTTATCACCTAACAGGTCTGCACAGCCGAGCGAGAGCATTTCGCTGCCTTCTCTCAATCCTTCACCCTCTGAAATCCACCAATACGTCGAGAGCTGGTTGGAGAACGTCAACCCAGAAGCAGTGCCATACGCAGAGGAGGCGGTCCCAGATGAAGCCGAACCTCGGACGAAGGTTGTGTTTCAGATCGGCGCCGACTCCGAATCAGATGAAAAGAGTGAATGCAAGAATGATTTGGACGAATACTGCGCGTACCCTGACAGTGCAGTCAAGAAATCTGCTTCTTGTCTGTCAGTTCCCCTTTACCACGAAGGGCCAGCAACCACCATGCTGCACACCGAACACAAAGCGCTGAGTTTATGTGTTTCGATGCCAAGTGTCAGGGTTGACCCCGTGCACCAAGAGAGCTGGCTGAGGTCGCACAAATCTGCAGAGAACCTCCATGCAGCTCACAGTGAAGCGGCTTCATCGAACGTTTTGAGCCCCAAAGCGAAGATCAAACCCGTCCTGCAGCAACTCTGTTCGTCAATTCAGTGCATCAGAAGAGCGTCTGACGGCAACACAACGTCCAGCCTGGAAAAGTCCCACAGTCTTCCGGATTTCCCAACACAAGTAGCCTCAGTGTTCGGCTCGCCGTGTAAGGCCTTCTTGTCGTTCTTGTCAGTCATGACTCTGAACGACACTGTAAAAGGCTTCGCGgcaggaggagaaaacagcCCATCAAGAACCACCTCCGAGGCCATGCTAATGATGCAATCCCTGCAGAAAATCTCCGGCatagaggacgaggaggagcagagggcgAGTCTGACTGATTTGCAGAGCAGAGCGTCTTCTCAGATGAGAGAGCGCTGGAAGGATTTCCAGGTTCTGAGGGAGAGGCTCGAGAGTGAGCCGCTTTCTCCCAAAGTTTCAGAAACCGAGTTTGCGCTGGACGTCGCGTCAGAAGTTGGCGATGTGTTTGAGGGTCAGCATTCGGCCATCGATGAGCTGATGGAAGAGCTGAATATGCCACAGGATCTCAGAGAAGAGATCGTGTCAACAATCCAATACGCTAAAAGCTTTTACCCTGTAGAGGAGAGCACGTTTGTAGAAACTGAAAGAAATCAGTCGGACTCAGAGGAAGATGTTGAGCAGTTTACGAAAGACTGCAACGGTGAAACGAAGCTATCACCGGAGCCGAGTAATTGTGATGCTGTTCATAACCAACAGACAAATATTATAAGACACTCAGATGACAATCAGGAATTACAGCAAGAAAGAGAAGAGTTATTGACATgtgaagaaagagagacagaagcaAATGGAGATGACCAAGTAGATGAGGGAGAAGGGGTGAAGATCAGTGAATGTGGGGATCTGAAAGAGATAGATGGAAacaatgaagaggaagatgggGAAACTGAGGAAAAGACGGAAGAAGAGGCAGAACAGAAGGCAGAGAAAGGAAGTGCTGGCGAATCTGTTGAGAAAGTTGAAGGAGGGTCAGAGGAAGAGACGGCAGCGGATGAAGAAGAGGTGAGGGAAAGAttagaaggaggagagggggaggaaatggaggaaggATTAGTGGCCGGCGAAGCAAGGGAGGGTGATAGCGTCGAGGAGAGTGATGGGAGGGAGGGCgtggaagagacagaggaggagatgaaaggtgagccagaggaagaaaacagcgaggaggaggaggaggaggaggaagctgaggAGAAGCAAGGGGAGGAGATTATtcagatggaagaagaagaagacgtggGTGAAAATGgggatgaagagaaagaagtaGAAAATGTAATTGAAGAAatgtcggaggaggaggagaaaaacaatgagGAGTCAGATCATATTACTGAGGATGAGAAGGTAGAGGAGgtagaagaggaagaggtaAAGGTAATAAAGGGAGCTAGTGAGGAGatagatgaggaagaggaggtaggagatgaaagtgaagaaatggaggaagaggaggaggggaaagaggaggaggaggaaggagaagctgATGCATTTACTAGAACAGTTCAAGTAGAGGAGAAAGATATTGAGGAGACAGATGAGGAAGACAAAATGGAAGAGGAAACTGAGCAGAGAaatgaggaagatgaggaagaggcagatgaggaggaggtgattgaagagagaaatgaggaagatgaggaagaggcagatgagaaggaggtgactgaa AGAaatgaggaagatgaggaagaggcagaTGATGAGGAGGTGACTGAAGAGAGAAATGAGGAATATGAGGAAGAGGCAGATGATGAGGAGGCGATTGAACAGAgaaatgaggatgatgaggaagagggaaaagaagaagagaaagaacagataACAGAGGTGGTTATGGAGGAAAACACtgaagctgaggaggaggacagtcaggaggaagatgaaagggaaaatgaggaggaacaggaggaggaggatattgAGGTCAAAAATACAGACGACATTAGATCCAGGGAAGTCACAGACGAGGATGAGCAAGAAAGTGACAACTAtacagaagatgaaaaaaaatgtgatgaggTTGAAGATAgcaggaagaagatggagaaaacAGGAACTAGTGAGGAGGAAGAATCAATAGTAGAGAAGGAAGCTGTTGAGGAGTTAGCCAGGCAAGTGGTCGATGATGTGGAAGGGGAAGAATTGAACGAGGAGTCAGATCAGGTTGAAAAGCCGTCAGATGATGAagcaaaagaaggaaagaacaCAGAGGACAGTTGTTCAGACGATAGGGATTGTAAAAACGAGCTAGAAGAGGCTTCCTATTTGCAGCCATGTGCGAGTagcagtgaagaagaaaatggagaacGTAACACCGAATCCCCAATTAAATATTCCTCTGAGGGTTCGTGTGAGGACGACAAAGGCAACGGAACGGACACCGTTAACGAACTCGACGACAACGAGGAGGCAAGAAGCAACAGTTCAGCTCATCCGGCGGAAATTTCACAGGAATTACTTGACTTTGTGAACTACGCCCTCCAGTCCTCCTCGCTTATATTCACATACGACACCCTGGGGAACATCAGGATTGAGCCCGACAATGCTCGCGTCGTGCAAACTCCAATAACTGCGGTCACAAAGAGCAGAAAGGACAGTTCTTATGGTTTGAAGCGTCTCCCGAGCCCAAACACCTCCGATTTATCTGATTACAGACCAGAAACATCAGAAAGCGGTGGTTATAAGTCTCAGGAGTCGGTAGATATCGCTTCAGAGAGTGGAGAAGAGGCCCCAGAGAAACCTGCTCCAACAAATGTGGAGTGGAACCCAACACTGTCCGCTGCAAGTAATTCAAACAGCTCAGGGAGTTTTCCCTCCACTGATTCAGACACCAGAGCCTCAAGGGATCTGTCTTATTTCAGTGCTGCAAGCTCATTAAAAGCAGACGCCGAAGCCCCAACACAGGCCGCTCAGTGCATTTCATTTAACTCCACTGATGGGGTTTTGATTGATCGAGGTAGGTGGCTCCTAAAGGAGAACCATCTCATTAGAAAATCTCCTCCAGTCTCTCTGGGAATGTATGATAATCTGGACAGCACATCCCTGGACACCGGTCAGGAGA